A single genomic interval of Sinorhizobium garamanticum harbors:
- a CDS encoding Csu type fimbrial protein: protein MLKTLARALAALIIAHPILAGPAFAATATGNMNVRINIVAECKVVTATDMDFGTTGVIDANVDQTSSITVQCTNSTPYTVGLNAGGGIGATVAVRKMTGPASATVNYSLYRDAARTQVWGFTPGTDTVASTGNGNPQTMTVYGRVPVQTTPGAGAYSDIVAITVQY from the coding sequence GTGCTCAAGACTCTCGCTCGGGCTCTCGCAGCCCTAATCATTGCTCACCCAATCCTTGCCGGACCCGCCTTCGCCGCGACCGCGACCGGCAACATGAATGTCCGCATCAATATCGTCGCCGAGTGCAAGGTCGTCACAGCGACCGATATGGATTTCGGAACAACGGGCGTCATTGACGCCAATGTCGACCAGACGAGCTCGATAACTGTCCAGTGCACCAATAGCACGCCTTACACCGTCGGATTGAACGCGGGCGGCGGCATAGGCGCCACCGTAGCGGTCCGCAAGATGACCGGGCCGGCCTCTGCAACCGTCAACTATTCGCTTTATCGCGATGCCGCGCGCACGCAGGTCTGGGGCTTCACGCCCGGAACAGACACCGTGGCGAGCACGGGCAACGGCAATCCGCAGACCATGACTGTCTACGGCCGGGTGCCTGTCCAGACCACTCCCGGCGCTGGCGCCTATTCCGACATCGTGGCCATCACGGTCCAATACTGA
- a CDS encoding fimbrial biogenesis chaperone yields MRPMMRCISAAALFLLSGQIGEAASLRVSPTTVDLIAPDSAATLNLSNEAKRPINVQVRVFRWTQEGGVDRLEPTEDVVASPPATEMQANASYVVRVVRVTKAPIATEESYRVVVDELPDPARRQAGTVSLVVRHSIPVFFRNPDASAAQVSWTIQRSSGTTLLVGRNSGDSRLRLSDLSLSRDGQRLGGRNGLIGYVLGGATMQWPIPLSRTPAGGSITLSAQTQTGPLNASVAVKDR; encoded by the coding sequence ATGCGTCCGATGATGCGATGCATCAGCGCGGCCGCTCTCTTTCTGCTCTCCGGGCAGATCGGCGAAGCGGCCTCGTTGCGTGTTTCTCCCACGACCGTCGACCTGATCGCGCCGGACAGCGCCGCCACGCTCAATTTGAGCAACGAGGCCAAGCGTCCGATCAACGTTCAGGTGCGCGTCTTCCGCTGGACGCAGGAAGGCGGCGTTGATCGACTCGAGCCGACCGAGGATGTCGTTGCCAGCCCGCCTGCGACGGAAATGCAGGCGAATGCGAGCTACGTCGTGCGCGTTGTTCGCGTGACAAAGGCGCCGATCGCGACCGAGGAGAGCTATCGCGTCGTCGTCGATGAGCTTCCGGATCCGGCGCGCCGGCAAGCGGGCACCGTCAGCCTTGTCGTGCGTCATTCCATCCCCGTCTTCTTCCGAAACCCGGATGCGTCGGCTGCTCAGGTCTCGTGGACAATCCAACGCTCCAGCGGAACGACATTGCTTGTCGGCCGCAACAGCGGCGATAGCCGCCTCCGATTGTCCGACCTCTCGCTGTCCCGAGACGGTCAGCGTCTTGGCGGCCGAAACGGCCTCATCGGCTACGTTCTCGGCGGCGCGACGATGCAATGGCCCATCCCGCTTTCCAGGACGCCCGCTGGCGGGTCGATCACACTTTCCGCGCAAACCCAAACGGGGCCTCTCAATGCGAGCGTTGCGGTCAAGGACCGTTAG
- a CDS encoding response regulator transcription factor, with protein sequence MLRVLLVEDEWLIATCTCSALEHAGYHVTLAGDGQAGLEIVQREAPQFIITDYMMPRMDGMTMIRLVREHGYAGPIILITATPEHDLPERWFYDAYMPKPCKDEDLLAMMSTCATQRRS encoded by the coding sequence ATGCTTCGAGTTCTACTGGTCGAGGACGAGTGGCTCATAGCCACATGCACCTGCTCCGCGCTGGAGCACGCCGGATACCACGTGACACTCGCCGGCGATGGGCAGGCTGGCCTCGAAATCGTTCAACGAGAAGCCCCACAATTCATCATTACCGATTACATGATGCCGCGGATGGATGGAATGACCATGATAAGGCTCGTGCGGGAGCACGGTTACGCCGGCCCCATCATTCTCATCACGGCTACTCCGGAACACGACCTTCCTGAGCGTTGGTTCTACGATGCGTATATGCCAAAGCCCTGCAAAGACGAGGATCTGCTCGCAATGATGTCCACATGTGCCACGCAGCGTCGAAGCTGA
- the trbK-alt gene encoding putative entry exclusion protein TrbK-alt, protein MDGKWFARLAAVGLIAVALTATAIEMTRKEEEPETPALGDRDDSRVDPLRAELRRCAVMGEAGARDAGCLRAWAENRQRFLTPGARPTDRQVDRPAAPNTPATPAPTDVLPDNPILKETAPAIAPDASEDQ, encoded by the coding sequence ATGGACGGCAAGTGGTTCGCCCGGCTCGCGGCAGTAGGCCTCATCGCGGTCGCGCTGACCGCGACCGCAATCGAGATGACCCGGAAAGAGGAGGAGCCGGAGACGCCAGCGCTCGGCGACCGCGATGACAGCCGCGTCGACCCGCTGCGGGCTGAGCTTCGGCGCTGTGCCGTAATGGGCGAAGCCGGCGCTCGCGACGCCGGCTGCCTGCGCGCCTGGGCTGAGAACCGCCAGCGGTTCCTCACTCCCGGTGCGCGGCCCACCGACCGGCAGGTCGATCGCCCGGCCGCTCCGAACACTCCCGCCACTCCGGCGCCCACGGACGTCCTCCCGGACAATCCCATTCTTAAGGAAACCGCACCGGCGATCGCGCCGGATGCGAGCGAGGACCAATAA
- the trbJ gene encoding P-type conjugative transfer protein TrbJ → MTMRSLRRVRTLRIVAALLATPAALSPFLTTPAHAVIVFDPKNYVQNLLSAARSLEQITNQITSLQNEAQMLINQARNLASLPFSSLQQLQQSVQRTQRLLAQAQNIAFDVQQIDQAFRTTYGKVSMSATDQQLVAGARSRWQNTVGGLQDAMRVQATVIGNLDTNRTQMSALVGQSQGATGALQATQAGNQLLALQAQQLADLTAVVAANGRAQALAEAERAAAAEQGREQRRRFLTPGASYQPGNARMFHN, encoded by the coding sequence ATGACCATGCGTTCCCTCCGTCGCGTCCGCACGCTTCGCATCGTCGCGGCCCTACTTGCCACGCCCGCCGCGCTTTCGCCCTTTCTCACCACACCGGCGCACGCGGTCATCGTCTTCGATCCGAAGAACTACGTGCAGAACCTGCTTTCGGCGGCGCGCTCACTCGAGCAGATCACCAATCAGATCACCTCGCTTCAGAACGAGGCGCAGATGCTGATCAACCAGGCCCGCAACCTCGCGAGCCTGCCTTTCTCCTCGCTGCAGCAGCTCCAGCAGTCCGTCCAGCGCACCCAGCGGCTCCTCGCCCAGGCACAAAACATCGCCTTCGATGTCCAGCAGATCGACCAGGCCTTCCGGACCACCTACGGCAAGGTGTCGATGTCCGCGACCGATCAGCAGCTCGTGGCAGGCGCACGCTCGCGCTGGCAGAACACGGTCGGCGGGCTGCAGGACGCGATGCGTGTGCAAGCGACCGTCATCGGCAACCTCGACACCAACCGCACGCAGATGTCCGCGCTCGTCGGTCAGAGCCAGGGCGCTACCGGCGCCCTGCAGGCGACGCAGGCGGGGAACCAGCTCCTTGCATTGCAGGCCCAGCAGCTCGCTGATCTCACCGCGGTCGTCGCCGCCAACGGACGCGCGCAGGCGCTCGCCGAGGCAGAGCGCGCCGCCGCGGCCGAGCAGGGTCGCGAGCAGCGCCGCCGCTTCCTCACCCCGGGCGCCAGCTACCAGCCGGGCAACGCCCGGATGTTCCACAACTGA
- a CDS encoding VirB3 family type IV secretion system protein — MAASASHAEEVPGYSVPVHRALTEQILLGGAPRAIAILNGTLAAALGLGLRLWLVGLGLWALGHLAAVWAAKRDPQFVDVVRRHLRIPGHLSV; from the coding sequence ATGGCCGCTTCCGCATCCCACGCCGAGGAGGTCCCGGGCTACTCCGTTCCAGTGCACCGGGCGCTGACCGAGCAGATCCTGCTCGGCGGCGCCCCGCGCGCGATCGCCATCCTGAACGGCACGCTCGCCGCCGCGCTCGGTCTGGGCCTTCGCCTCTGGCTGGTTGGCCTTGGCCTCTGGGCACTCGGGCACCTGGCGGCCGTGTGGGCAGCAAAGCGTGACCCGCAGTTCGTCGACGTGGTGCGCCGGCATCTGCGCATCCCCGGTCACCTGTCGGTCTGA
- the trbG gene encoding P-type conjugative transfer protein TrbG, which yields MTPAFRIAGKPAFRTTAMAGVLLAGSMLAGCATATKPPEISYDAHIPPVPAVPTSTADGRPRPLHVPPPWTPSRGGPAASLPITRVENANAAARVQPRREGYYNAIQIYPYSDGALYQVYAAVGQITDIALEPGESLTGSGPIAAGDTARWIIGDTESGSGATRRVHVLVKPTRPDITTNLFITTDRRTYLIELRSGEKPYMPAVAWAYPSPSASQRQNIPATPIIPAIAARNYRYGLTGDTPPWRPVSVYDDGRRVYIEFSRGIVQGEMPPLFVIGPDGEPQIANSRIHQNVLIVDRLFGAAELRLGNGKSQQTVRIVRTDGKPTS from the coding sequence ATGACCCCCGCTTTCCGCATCGCCGGAAAGCCGGCCTTCCGTACTACCGCAATGGCGGGCGTTCTCCTCGCAGGCTCGATGCTTGCCGGCTGCGCTACCGCAACAAAGCCGCCGGAGATAAGCTACGATGCTCATATTCCACCGGTTCCGGCAGTCCCTACATCCACCGCTGATGGGCGACCGCGCCCCCTTCATGTCCCACCACCCTGGACCCCCAGCCGTGGGGGTCCGGCCGCAAGCCTGCCAATCACGCGCGTTGAGAACGCCAACGCCGCCGCACGCGTCCAACCGCGTCGCGAGGGATACTACAATGCCATCCAGATCTATCCTTATAGCGATGGCGCCCTCTACCAGGTCTACGCGGCAGTGGGACAGATCACCGATATCGCGCTCGAGCCGGGAGAGAGCCTGACCGGCTCCGGACCGATCGCGGCCGGCGATACCGCGCGCTGGATCATCGGCGACACCGAAAGCGGCAGCGGCGCCACACGTCGCGTCCATGTCCTGGTCAAACCGACGCGACCGGACATCACCACCAACCTCTTCATCACGACGGACCGGCGCACTTATCTGATCGAGCTCCGCTCCGGCGAAAAGCCCTACATGCCGGCCGTCGCCTGGGCCTATCCCTCGCCGTCCGCATCGCAACGCCAGAATATCCCCGCCACGCCAATCATCCCGGCGATCGCGGCACGGAACTATCGCTACGGGCTGACCGGCGACACCCCGCCATGGCGCCCGGTCTCGGTCTATGACGACGGCCGGCGGGTCTATATCGAGTTCTCGCGCGGCATCGTCCAGGGCGAGATGCCCCCGCTCTTCGTCATAGGCCCCGACGGCGAACCACAGATCGCCAACAGCCGCATCCACCAGAATGTCCTGATCGTCGACCGGCTCTTCGGTGCAGCGGAGCTGCGCCTTGGCAACGGAAAAAGCCAGCAAACGGTCCGGATCGTGCGCACCGATGGAAAGCCGACATCATGA
- the trbF gene encoding conjugal transfer protein TrbF, translated as MNLFRRPSTHYGKSPQPETPYQRAAQVWDERIGSVRVQARNWRLMAFGCLILSAGFASALVWQSARGTVVPWVVQVDDLGQAEAVAPATADYRPTDPQVAWHLARFIEQVRSIPADAIIVRQNWLRAYEFTTDRGAMALNDHARADDPFTKVGRIQIAVDVSSVIRASPDSFRVAWTERRYQDGSLAGTERWTAILTIVVQPPRNSEKLRANPLGIYVNAINWSKELGQ; from the coding sequence ATGAATCTCTTCCGACGACCGTCCACCCATTACGGCAAGTCTCCACAGCCGGAGACTCCCTATCAGCGCGCCGCCCAGGTCTGGGACGAGCGCATCGGCTCCGTCCGAGTGCAGGCCAGGAACTGGCGGCTCATGGCTTTCGGTTGCCTCATCCTGTCGGCGGGGTTCGCCTCCGCGCTCGTATGGCAATCCGCCCGCGGGACCGTCGTGCCCTGGGTGGTCCAGGTCGACGATCTCGGTCAGGCGGAGGCGGTCGCCCCAGCAACCGCGGACTATCGCCCGACCGACCCGCAAGTGGCCTGGCATCTGGCTCGCTTCATCGAGCAGGTCAGAAGCATCCCCGCCGACGCGATTATCGTCCGTCAGAACTGGCTTCGAGCCTATGAGTTCACAACCGACCGTGGCGCCATGGCGCTCAACGACCACGCGCGCGCCGACGACCCGTTCACCAAGGTCGGCCGGATCCAGATCGCCGTCGACGTGTCGAGTGTCATCCGCGCATCGCCTGACAGCTTCCGCGTCGCCTGGACCGAGCGGCGCTATCAGGACGGGTCGCTCGCCGGAACCGAGCGCTGGACGGCGATCCTGACAATCGTGGTGCAGCCGCCCCGCAATTCCGAGAAGCTCCGCGCCAACCCGCTGGGCATCTACGTCAATGCCATCAACTGGTCGAAGGAGCTTGGACAATGA
- a CDS encoding TrbI/VirB10 family protein — MERDEPVHPQGGEPVATMRLRADAPRVTRISRKVLAGVGLVAGLGVGGALIYALQTQNASKTGEELYSTDNRQTADGLSGLPKDYTGPVLGPPLPGDLGRPILDAQNRGQPVTPPVMTTPAVDPEEQRRLAEEEAARTSRVFFQTGATTAATGQGASLSAAPGLTGIDVGGQPGASTAQDRQLAFLNAPPDKRTVSPDRVSPPASPFVLQAGAVIPAALITGIRSDLPGQITAQVTENVYDSPTGRYLLVPQGTRLIGQYDNGVQFGQRRALLVWNRLILPNGRSIVLERQPGADSEGYAGLEDGVDYHWGQLFKAAVLSTILSVGAQAGSSSEEDAILRALRQGASDSINDVGQQIVRRQLDVAPTLTIRPGFPVRVIVTRDLVLEPYRS, encoded by the coding sequence ATGGAGCGTGACGAGCCCGTGCACCCGCAGGGGGGCGAGCCCGTCGCAACAATGCGGCTGCGCGCGGACGCTCCCCGCGTGACGCGCATCTCGCGCAAGGTCCTGGCCGGTGTCGGCTTGGTCGCTGGCCTTGGGGTCGGCGGGGCCTTGATCTATGCCCTGCAGACGCAGAATGCCTCCAAGACTGGCGAAGAACTCTATTCGACCGACAACCGCCAGACGGCCGATGGCCTTTCGGGCCTGCCGAAAGACTATACCGGTCCCGTGCTGGGCCCGCCCTTGCCGGGCGACCTCGGTCGGCCGATCCTCGATGCGCAGAACCGGGGGCAGCCAGTCACCCCGCCCGTGATGACAACGCCAGCCGTCGATCCCGAGGAGCAACGCCGGCTCGCCGAAGAAGAGGCGGCGCGCACCAGCCGCGTCTTCTTCCAGACCGGCGCGACGACCGCAGCGACCGGCCAGGGCGCCAGCCTGTCTGCAGCGCCTGGCCTTACGGGTATCGACGTCGGCGGCCAACCCGGCGCGTCCACTGCACAGGACCGTCAACTGGCCTTCCTCAACGCCCCACCGGACAAGCGCACCGTTTCGCCTGACCGGGTCTCGCCGCCGGCATCACCTTTTGTTCTTCAGGCCGGTGCGGTCATTCCGGCGGCGCTAATCACCGGTATCCGGTCCGATCTCCCCGGCCAGATTACTGCCCAGGTGACCGAGAATGTCTATGACAGCCCCACCGGCCGTTACCTCCTCGTTCCGCAGGGAACGCGGCTCATCGGGCAGTACGACAATGGCGTGCAGTTCGGCCAGCGCCGGGCGCTCCTCGTCTGGAACCGGTTGATCCTGCCGAACGGCCGCTCGATCGTCCTCGAACGTCAACCGGGTGCGGACTCCGAGGGCTATGCCGGCCTGGAGGACGGCGTCGATTACCATTGGGGGCAACTATTCAAGGCGGCGGTTCTGTCGACGATACTCAGCGTCGGCGCCCAGGCCGGCTCGTCGAGCGAAGAGGACGCGATCCTCCGCGCTCTTCGCCAGGGTGCATCCGACAGCATCAATGATGTCGGTCAGCAGATCGTGCGGCGCCAACTCGATGTCGCCCCGACGCTCACTATCCGCCCCGGCTTTCCAGTCCGCGTCATCGTCACACGCGACTTGGTGCTCGAACCCTATAGGAGCTGA
- a CDS encoding DUF2274 domain-containing protein, with translation MTKLKLGRIADDKPVKITLELPATLHRDLLLYAEVLGRETGQPVADPVRLVVPMLERFIATDRGFAKARRQDQRIDLRDT, from the coding sequence ATGACCAAGCTGAAACTCGGACGCATCGCCGATGACAAGCCTGTGAAGATCACGCTGGAGCTGCCTGCCACGCTCCACCGTGACCTCCTCCTCTATGCCGAAGTGCTCGGGCGGGAAACCGGGCAGCCCGTCGCCGACCCAGTCCGCTTGGTCGTGCCCATGCTCGAGCGCTTCATCGCGACCGATCGAGGATTTGCCAAAGCCAGACGCCAAGACCAACGCATCGACTTGCGTGACACCTGA
- the trbL gene encoding P-type conjugative transfer protein TrbL: MGGTGVIDQFLEVFTRYIDSGFGLLGGEVAFIATTLIVIDVTLAALFWSWGADDDIIARLVKKTLFVGVFAYLISNWNNLARIVFESFAGLGLKASGTGFSTADLLRPGKVAQTGLDAGRPLLESISDLMGWMAFFENFIQIACMLFAWVLVLLAFFILAVQLFVTLIEFKLTTLAGFVLIPFGLFGKSAFMAERVLGNVISSGIKVLVLAVIIGIGSTLFSQFTQGFGGQTPTIDQAMAIVLAALSLLGLGIFGPGIANGIVSGGPQLGAGSAVGTGLAAGGVVAVGAATAGAAMSGGASLLGGAAAAARGGAAMAGGASTAYSLGAAGETGMAAVASGLGGVAKAGASGAVSPLKRAATRAADSLKASYAAGAKSTVEATGGSSTMGTIGGGEGTSEAAAARADAAPAWAERMKRSQQLSHGVQATAHAIRSGDAHGGGSSVNLSESDRS, encoded by the coding sequence ATGGGCGGCACCGGCGTCATCGACCAGTTTCTGGAGGTCTTCACCCGCTACATCGATTCCGGCTTCGGCCTGCTCGGTGGCGAAGTCGCCTTCATCGCCACCACGTTGATCGTCATCGACGTGACGCTCGCCGCGCTCTTCTGGAGTTGGGGCGCCGACGACGACATCATCGCGCGCCTCGTGAAGAAAACGCTCTTCGTCGGCGTCTTCGCTTACCTCATCTCCAACTGGAACAATCTCGCCCGCATCGTTTTCGAGAGCTTTGCCGGCCTCGGCCTCAAGGCGTCCGGAACCGGCTTCTCGACTGCCGATCTCCTGCGGCCCGGCAAGGTCGCGCAAACCGGACTGGACGCCGGCCGGCCGCTGCTCGAGTCCATCTCGGACCTCATGGGCTGGATGGCGTTCTTCGAGAACTTCATCCAGATCGCCTGCATGCTGTTCGCATGGGTTCTGGTGCTGCTCGCCTTCTTCATCCTCGCCGTCCAGCTCTTCGTCACCCTGATCGAGTTCAAGCTGACCACGCTTGCCGGCTTCGTCCTCATCCCCTTCGGCCTCTTCGGCAAGTCCGCCTTCATGGCCGAACGTGTGCTCGGAAACGTGATCTCGAGCGGCATCAAGGTGCTTGTCCTCGCCGTCATCATCGGGATCGGCTCGACGCTGTTCTCGCAGTTCACACAGGGCTTCGGTGGCCAGACGCCGACCATCGACCAGGCCATGGCGATCGTGCTCGCCGCCTTGTCGCTACTCGGCCTTGGCATCTTCGGGCCCGGCATCGCCAACGGCATCGTTTCCGGTGGTCCGCAACTCGGCGCAGGCAGCGCGGTCGGGACCGGCCTCGCCGCAGGCGGCGTTGTCGCTGTCGGCGCGGCGACCGCCGGCGCCGCCATGTCCGGCGGAGCTTCCCTCCTGGGCGGCGCTGCTGCCGCCGCCCGCGGCGGCGCCGCCATGGCCGGTGGCGCCTCCACTGCCTACAGCCTCGGCGCTGCCGGAGAAACAGGTATGGCAGCCGTCGCCTCCGGCCTCGGCGGCGTGGCAAAGGCCGGGGCCAGCGGGGCGGTCTCGCCCCTGAAGCGCGCCGCCACACGCGCCGCCGACAGTCTCAAGGCGAGCTACGCAGCCGGGGCCAAATCCACCGTCGAAGCGACCGGCGGCTCCTCGACCATGGGCACGATCGGCGGCGGCGAAGGCACTAGCGAAGCCGCTGCCGCACGCGCGGACGCCGCGCCCGCCTGGGCAGAGCGCATGAAGCGCTCGCAGCAGCTCTCACACGGCGTTCAGGCCACCGCCCACGCCATCCGTTCCGGAGACGCCCATGGCGGCGGCTCCTCCGTCAACCTGTCCGAAAGCGACCGCTCATGA
- the trbE gene encoding conjugal transfer protein TrbE, which translates to MMNLAEYRNRNTRLADFLPWAALVGEGVVLNKDGSFQRTARFRGPDLDSAVPAELVAVAGRLNNAFRRLGSGWAIFVEAQRHAAATYPSSRFPDAASALIDAERKADFEEAGSHFESSYFLTFLYLPPAEDAARAETWLYEGKAEAGVSPHEILQGFIDRTNRVLQLVDGFMPECAWLDDAETLTYLHATVSTKRHRVRVPETPIYLDALLADQPLTGGLEPRLGNTHLRVLTIVGFPTATTPGILDDLNRLAFPYRWSTRAIMLDKTDATKLLTKIRRQWFAKRKSIAAILKEVMTNEASALVDTDAANKAADADLALQELGADYAGQAYVTATVTVWDADPRVASEKLRLVEKVIQGRDFTAMAETINAVDAWLGSLPGHTYANVRQPPISTLNLAHMIPLSAVWAGPERDEHFGAPPLLLGKTEGSTPFRFSIHVGDVGHTLVVGPTGAGKSVLLALIALQFRRYERSQVFAFDFGGSIRAAALAMQGDWHDLGGGLTEGAESSVSLQPLARIEDVSERAWAADWIVAILIREGVTISPEVKEHIWTALTSLASAPVGERTLTGLTVLLQSNDLKQALRPYCVGGPYGRLLDAETEHLGEASIQAFETEGLIGTGAAPAVLAYLFHRIEDRLDGSPTLIIVDEGWLALDDEGFAGQLREWLKTLRKKNASVIFATQSLSDIDGSAIAPAIIESCQTRLLLPNERAIEPQITAIYRRFGLNDRQIEILARAMPKRDYYCQSRRGNRLFELGLSDVALALCAASSKTDQAAIQRILAEHGPDGFLPAWLRHRDAGWAADLIPDLTNLAPQVQEMQS; encoded by the coding sequence ATGATGAATCTCGCCGAATACCGCAATCGCAACACCAGGCTCGCCGACTTCCTGCCCTGGGCAGCGTTGGTCGGCGAAGGCGTCGTCCTCAACAAGGACGGCTCCTTCCAGCGCACCGCGCGCTTCCGCGGTCCCGATCTCGACTCCGCTGTGCCGGCCGAACTCGTCGCCGTCGCCGGTCGCCTCAACAACGCCTTCCGCCGTCTCGGATCAGGCTGGGCAATCTTCGTGGAAGCGCAGCGGCACGCAGCCGCGACCTATCCCAGTAGCAGGTTTCCCGACGCCGCCTCGGCCCTCATCGATGCCGAGCGCAAGGCCGACTTCGAGGAAGCCGGCTCGCATTTCGAGTCGAGCTATTTCCTGACCTTTCTTTATTTGCCGCCGGCAGAAGATGCCGCGCGCGCCGAAACCTGGCTCTACGAGGGCAAGGCCGAAGCCGGCGTCAGTCCACACGAGATCCTGCAGGGGTTCATCGACCGCACCAACCGCGTGCTGCAACTGGTCGACGGCTTCATGCCGGAATGCGCCTGGCTTGATGACGCCGAAACGCTGACCTATCTGCACGCGACCGTCTCGACCAAGCGCCATCGCGTGCGCGTCCCCGAGACGCCGATCTACCTGGACGCGCTGCTCGCCGATCAACCGCTCACCGGCGGGCTCGAACCGCGCCTCGGCAACACACATCTGCGCGTGCTGACCATTGTCGGGTTTCCGACCGCGACCACGCCCGGCATACTCGACGATCTCAACCGTCTCGCCTTTCCCTATCGCTGGTCGACACGGGCGATCATGCTCGACAAGACCGACGCGACAAAGCTGCTGACCAAGATTCGGCGGCAATGGTTCGCCAAGCGCAAGTCGATCGCGGCCATCCTCAAGGAGGTGATGACCAACGAGGCCTCGGCCCTTGTCGACACCGACGCCGCCAACAAGGCCGCTGACGCCGATCTCGCCCTGCAGGAACTCGGCGCCGACTATGCCGGACAGGCCTATGTAACGGCCACCGTCACCGTCTGGGACGCGGATCCGCGCGTTGCCAGCGAAAAGCTACGCCTTGTCGAAAAGGTCATCCAGGGTCGCGACTTCACGGCGATGGCTGAGACCATCAATGCGGTCGACGCCTGGCTCGGCAGCTTGCCCGGGCACACCTATGCCAATGTCCGGCAACCGCCGATCTCCACCCTGAACCTCGCCCACATGATCCCGCTTTCGGCGGTGTGGGCAGGGCCGGAACGGGACGAGCACTTCGGTGCACCCCCCTTGCTGCTCGGCAAGACCGAGGGCTCGACCCCGTTCCGGTTTTCCATCCATGTCGGCGATGTCGGCCACACGCTCGTGGTCGGCCCAACCGGCGCCGGCAAATCCGTGCTGCTCGCGCTCATAGCGCTGCAGTTCCGCCGGTATGAGCGGTCTCAGGTCTTCGCCTTTGATTTCGGGGGAAGCATCAGAGCCGCCGCGCTCGCCATGCAAGGCGACTGGCATGACCTCGGTGGCGGCCTCACCGAAGGCGCCGAGAGCTCGGTGTCACTGCAGCCGCTCGCGCGCATCGAGGATGTTAGCGAGCGCGCCTGGGCTGCCGACTGGATTGTCGCGATCCTGATCCGCGAGGGCGTCACCATCTCGCCCGAGGTGAAGGAGCATATCTGGACGGCACTCACCTCGCTCGCGTCCGCGCCCGTCGGCGAACGCACGCTCACCGGCCTCACCGTCCTGCTCCAGTCGAACGACCTCAAGCAGGCGCTCCGACCCTATTGCGTCGGCGGTCCCTACGGCCGGCTGCTCGACGCGGAAACCGAACATCTCGGCGAGGCCTCCATCCAGGCCTTCGAGACCGAGGGCCTGATCGGCACCGGCGCCGCGCCCGCGGTGCTCGCCTATCTCTTCCACCGCATCGAGGACCGGCTCGACGGCAGCCCGACTCTCATCATCGTCGACGAAGGGTGGCTCGCGCTTGACGACGAGGGCTTCGCCGGTCAACTCCGGGAATGGCTGAAGACGCTGCGCAAGAAGAACGCCTCGGTCATCTTCGCCACCCAATCGCTGAGCGACATCGACGGCTCAGCAATCGCGCCGGCGATCATCGAGAGCTGCCAGACGCGACTGCTCCTTCCCAACGAGCGCGCGATCGAGCCGCAGATCACCGCGATCTATCGCCGCTTCGGCCTCAACGATCGACAGATCGAGATCCTCGCCCGCGCCATGCCCAAGCGCGACTATTACTGCCAGTCGCGCCGCGGCAACCGTCTGTTCGAGCTCGGTCTCTCCGACGTGGCGCTCGCGCTCTGCGCGGCCTCTTCCAAGACGGATCAGGCTGCCATCCAGCGCATCCTCGCCGAGCATGGGCCGGACGGATTCCTGCCCGCCTGGCTGCGCCACCGCGACGCCGGGTGGGCCGCCGACCTCATCCCCGACCTCACCAATCTCGCCCCTCAAGTCCAGGAGATGCAGTCATGA
- a CDS encoding TrbC/VirB2 family protein, translating into MIRQFLRVRRHLATVASVTFLSLALAPAAHASGSSMPWEQPLQQILQSVEGPVAKIIAVIIIIVTGLTLAFGDTSGGFRRLIQIVFGLSIAFAASSFFLSFFSFGGGALV; encoded by the coding sequence ATGATCCGCCAATTCCTGCGCGTCCGTCGTCACCTCGCGACGGTAGCATCCGTCACGTTCCTCTCGCTCGCACTTGCCCCTGCGGCGCATGCCTCCGGTTCGTCGATGCCGTGGGAGCAGCCGCTCCAGCAGATTCTCCAGTCGGTCGAGGGCCCTGTCGCCAAGATCATCGCCGTGATCATCATCATCGTCACCGGCCTGACGCTGGCCTTCGGTGACACTTCCGGCGGATTCCGCCGGCTGATCCAGATCGTCTTCGGTCTCTCGATCGCCTTCGCCGCGAGCTCCTTCTTCCTGTCCTTCTTCTCCTTTGGTGGCGGGGCGCTCGTCTGA